A single genomic interval of Pelagerythrobacter marensis harbors:
- the miaB gene encoding tRNA (N6-isopentenyl adenosine(37)-C2)-methylthiotransferase MiaB, producing MRQSAPPRTYRVKSFGCQMNVYDGERMAELLAEKGIAPAAEGEEADLVVLNTCHIREKAAEKVYSDIGRLAKAGEARGRKPLIAVAGCVAQAEGEEIMARAPAVSMVVGPQAYHRLPAMLDRAVAGERATDTDMPPIAKFDALPARRTSPPAAFLTVQEGCDKFCTYCVVPYTRGAEISRPYNDLVAEAHRLVEAGAREITLLGQNVSAWSGEDARGRAIGLAGLIRDLAEIDGLARIRYTTSHPADMDDALIAAHGEIEKLMPFLHLPVQAGSDRVLRAMNRSHTAESYLKLLDRFRAARPDLALSGDFIVGFPGETDAEFEETLQLVDAVGYAQAFSFKYSPRPGTPAATMDGQVPRAVMDERLQRLQAALNRDQLAFNRASVGRTCEVLVERKGKHPGQWLGKSPWLQSVWFEGEAAIGDIVTLDLAEAGPNSLAGKLREPAFSA from the coding sequence ATGCGACAGAGTGCCCCACCCCGGACCTACAGGGTCAAGAGCTTCGGCTGCCAGATGAACGTCTACGACGGCGAGCGCATGGCGGAACTGCTGGCCGAGAAGGGCATCGCCCCCGCGGCAGAGGGCGAGGAGGCCGATCTGGTCGTGCTCAACACCTGCCATATCCGCGAGAAAGCGGCGGAGAAGGTCTATTCCGACATCGGCCGGCTGGCCAAGGCGGGCGAAGCGCGCGGGCGCAAGCCGCTGATCGCGGTCGCCGGTTGCGTCGCCCAGGCGGAAGGGGAGGAGATCATGGCCCGCGCCCCGGCGGTGAGCATGGTGGTCGGCCCGCAGGCCTATCACCGCCTGCCGGCCATGCTCGACCGCGCGGTCGCGGGCGAGCGGGCGACCGACACCGACATGCCGCCGATCGCCAAGTTCGATGCCCTTCCCGCCCGGCGCACCAGCCCGCCGGCCGCGTTCCTGACCGTGCAGGAAGGGTGCGACAAGTTCTGCACGTATTGCGTGGTGCCCTATACACGGGGCGCGGAAATCTCCCGCCCCTACAACGATCTTGTGGCCGAAGCGCACAGGCTGGTCGAAGCCGGCGCGCGCGAGATCACCCTGCTGGGCCAGAACGTTTCGGCCTGGAGTGGAGAGGACGCGCGCGGCCGCGCGATCGGGCTGGCGGGCCTGATCCGCGATCTGGCGGAAATCGACGGTCTGGCGCGCATCCGCTATACCACAAGCCACCCGGCCGACATGGACGACGCGCTGATCGCCGCGCACGGCGAGATCGAGAAGCTGATGCCGTTCCTCCACTTGCCGGTCCAGGCGGGCAGCGACCGCGTGCTCAGGGCGATGAACCGCAGCCATACCGCGGAAAGCTATCTCAAGCTGCTCGACCGGTTCCGGGCCGCGCGGCCGGACCTTGCCCTGTCGGGCGATTTCATCGTCGGCTTCCCCGGCGAAACCGACGCGGAGTTCGAGGAGACGTTGCAGCTGGTCGACGCGGTCGGCTATGCCCAGGCGTTCAGCTTCAAGTATTCGCCCCGCCCCGGCACGCCCGCCGCGACGATGGACGGGCAGGTCCCGCGCGCGGTGATGGACGAGCGGCTGCAACGTCTCCAGGCCGCGCTCAACCGCGACCAGCTCGCTTTCAACCGCGCCTCCGTCGGCCGGACTTGCGAAGTGCTGGTGGAGCGCAAGGGCAAGCACCCCGGCCAATGGCTCGGCAAGTCCCCCTGGCTGCAATCGGTGTGGTTCGAAGGCGAGGCGGCCATCGGCGATATCGTGACGCTCGATCTCGCCGAAGCGGGTCCCAACTCGCTCGCGGGCAAGCTGCGCGAGCCCGCTTTCAGCGCCTGA
- a CDS encoding lysophospholipid acyltransferase family protein: protein MDPALREAAARGESTPISIAGWLRLTMRVAALALALLVCVPLHYLYRLFAYGSPFPRLFLGLAARIAGARVERIGVPLRRDVFFIANHVSWIDILALAGASGTAFVAKHELGQAPVVGWLSRLNRTVFVQRENRLGVAEQINALREALEDNWSITVFPEGTTTDGRSLLPFKTSMLSVLEPPPPGVLVQPVLIDYGPVGEEIGWIGEESGLNNARRILARKGRIPVRLHFLEPFSLEEFRGRKAIGARARAAIEAALLTALGEPLRAFRHDVVPVRYNAPRG from the coding sequence ATGGACCCGGCGCTGCGCGAGGCCGCGGCGCGCGGAGAGAGCACCCCGATTTCCATCGCGGGCTGGCTGCGCCTGACAATGCGGGTGGCGGCATTGGCGCTCGCACTGCTGGTCTGCGTTCCGCTGCACTATCTCTATCGCCTGTTCGCCTACGGATCGCCGTTTCCGCGCCTGTTCCTCGGCCTGGCCGCGCGGATTGCCGGCGCCCGGGTGGAGCGGATCGGGGTGCCGCTGCGCCGCGACGTGTTCTTCATCGCCAACCACGTATCGTGGATCGACATTCTCGCGCTCGCCGGGGCGAGCGGGACCGCCTTCGTCGCCAAGCACGAACTCGGCCAGGCGCCGGTCGTCGGCTGGCTCAGCCGGCTGAACCGCACGGTTTTCGTGCAGCGGGAAAACCGCCTTGGCGTGGCCGAACAGATCAATGCCTTGCGCGAGGCGCTGGAGGACAACTGGTCGATCACCGTCTTTCCCGAAGGGACGACCACCGACGGGCGCTCGCTGCTGCCCTTCAAGACCTCGATGCTCTCCGTGCTCGAACCGCCGCCGCCCGGCGTGCTCGTTCAACCCGTGCTGATCGATTATGGCCCGGTGGGGGAGGAGATCGGCTGGATCGGCGAGGAAAGCGGGCTCAACAATGCCCGGCGCATCCTGGCGCGCAAGGGCCGCATCCCGGTCAGGCTGCATTTCCTCGAACCTTTCAGCCTCGAGGAATTCCGCGGCCGCAAGGCCATCGGCGCCCGGGCGCGCGCCGCGATCGAGGCCGCGCTCCTGACCGCGCTGGGCGAGCCGCTGCGCGCCTTCCGGCACGATGTCGTGCCGGTTCGCTACAACGCGCCCCGCGGCTAG
- a CDS encoding Fur family transcriptional regulator, translated as MSQRIDLEQLCADRGLRITEQRRVIARVLSESEDHPDVEQLHQRASAIDPKISIATVYRTVRLFEEAGILDRHDFGDGRARYEAAPEAHHDHLIDVESGKVVEFVDPELEALQKVIAERLGYRLVDHRMELYGVKLDRGDKAS; from the coding sequence GTGTCCCAGCGGATCGATCTCGAACAATTGTGCGCCGACCGCGGACTGCGCATCACCGAACAGCGGCGCGTAATCGCCCGGGTGCTTTCCGAAAGCGAAGACCACCCCGACGTGGAGCAGCTGCATCAGCGCGCCTCGGCGATCGATCCCAAGATATCGATCGCCACGGTGTACCGCACAGTGCGCCTGTTCGAGGAAGCGGGTATTCTCGACCGGCACGATTTCGGCGACGGGCGCGCGCGTTACGAGGCGGCGCCGGAGGCGCACCACGACCACCTGATCGATGTGGAAAGCGGCAAAGTGGTCGAATTCGTCGATCCCGAGCTGGAGGCGCTGCAGAAAGTGATCGCCGAACGGCTCGGCTATCGCCTCGTCGACCACCGGATGGAGCTTTACGGCGTCAAGCTGGACCGCGGCGACAAGGCCAGCTGA
- a CDS encoding MucR family transcriptional regulator, with amino-acid sequence MDNIENDMTETLITLTSEIVAAHVSNNSVSVDDVPSLISNVYGALAGLGESEVQEEAPPEPAVSIRSSVKPDYIVCLEDGKKLKMLKRYLRTNYDMSPEEYRARWNLPADYPMVAPNYAEKRRELAKKIGLGRKPGQKRGRQKKAAE; translated from the coding sequence ATGGACAATATCGAAAACGACATGACGGAGACGCTGATCACGCTGACATCCGAGATCGTAGCAGCGCATGTGAGCAACAACAGTGTGTCGGTCGACGACGTGCCTTCGCTGATTTCCAATGTGTACGGCGCGCTTGCCGGTCTTGGAGAATCCGAAGTTCAGGAAGAGGCGCCGCCCGAACCGGCGGTTTCGATCCGTTCTTCGGTCAAGCCGGATTATATTGTCTGCCTGGAAGACGGCAAGAAGCTGAAAATGCTCAAGCGTTACCTGCGGACGAATTACGATATGTCGCCGGAAGAATATCGGGCGCGCTGGAACCTGCCGGCCGATTACCCGATGGTGGCGCCCAACTACGCCGAAAAGCGGCGCGAGCTGGCCAAGAAGATCGGCCTCGGCCGCAAGCCCGGCCAGAAGCGGGGCCGCCAGAAGAAGGCGGCCGAATAA
- the rimI gene encoding ribosomal protein S18-alanine N-acetyltransferase: MNDDLDRIMAVMDAAFDPAWGEAWTRRQVGDSLALPATHYAFADGTGAEPAAGEDAAGFTLTRHAPGEEELLLIAVRPEWRGRGVGRALLSRALEAARTRGAERMFLEMRDNNPALALYSRMGFEPIGRRKAYYRLPDGQFRDAITFGRKL, translated from the coding sequence GTGAACGACGATCTCGACCGTATCATGGCGGTGATGGACGCGGCTTTCGATCCGGCCTGGGGAGAGGCCTGGACGCGGCGCCAGGTGGGGGATTCGCTGGCGCTGCCCGCCACGCATTACGCTTTCGCCGACGGTACCGGGGCGGAGCCTGCCGCCGGGGAGGACGCGGCGGGCTTCACTCTCACCCGTCACGCCCCGGGAGAAGAGGAACTGCTGCTGATCGCGGTCCGCCCGGAATGGCGCGGGCGCGGCGTGGGCCGGGCGCTGCTGTCCCGCGCGCTCGAGGCCGCACGCACGCGCGGTGCCGAGCGGATGTTTCTCGAAATGCGCGACAACAACCCGGCGCTTGCCCTTTATTCTCGCATGGGATTCGAACCGATCGGGCGCCGCAAGGCATACTATCGCCTGCCGGACGGTCAGTTTCGCGATGCAATTACATTTGGCCGCAAACTATAA
- the tsaB gene encoding tRNA (adenosine(37)-N6)-threonylcarbamoyltransferase complex dimerization subunit type 1 TsaB → MRILAIECATEACSVALFEGGEAIAHDHRVLGRGHAERLVPMIAGLPERGRAERILVSLGPGSFTGVRIGIATARALGYAWGAEVAGYPTLALVAAVVRAGRPGEPLAVCTTGGHGEWFVQQFGGDGTALDEARSLTPQQAAAVLDAPLVGGTQAEALVALRGTGEAIARHPDARHALDIPGAELCRDVRPVYGRPPDATPAAPGGPA, encoded by the coding sequence ATGCGGATCCTGGCGATCGAATGCGCGACCGAAGCCTGTTCGGTCGCGCTCTTCGAAGGCGGCGAGGCCATCGCGCACGATCACCGCGTGCTGGGCCGCGGCCACGCCGAACGCCTGGTGCCGATGATCGCCGGCCTGCCCGAGCGCGGGCGGGCGGAACGCATTCTGGTCTCGCTCGGCCCCGGCAGCTTTACCGGGGTGCGGATCGGCATCGCGACCGCGCGGGCGCTGGGATATGCCTGGGGCGCGGAAGTGGCCGGATATCCGACCCTGGCGCTGGTCGCCGCGGTCGTGCGCGCCGGGCGGCCGGGCGAACCGCTCGCCGTCTGCACCACAGGGGGGCACGGCGAATGGTTCGTGCAACAGTTCGGCGGAGACGGAACCGCGCTGGACGAAGCGCGCTCGCTGACGCCGCAGCAGGCCGCCGCCGTGCTCGACGCGCCGCTGGTCGGCGGCACCCAGGCGGAAGCGCTGGTCGCACTGCGCGGCACGGGCGAGGCGATCGCTCGCCATCCCGATGCCCGCCACGCGCTCGATATTCCGGGCGCCGAACTGTGCCGCGACGTGCGCCCGGTCTACGGCCGGCCGCCGGATGCGACGCCCGCCGCGCCGGGAGGCCCGGCGTGA
- a CDS encoding malonic semialdehyde reductase: MTKQFHDHTLSNDALDQLFREARSYNGWLDKPVSDAQIEAIHALMKMGPTSANMQPARIIWAKSQDARDRLSSLAMEGNRKKIETAPVVAIVGYDIDFHENLPWLFPHTDAKSWFEGDEDGRRSHAFRNSSLQGAYLMLAARALGLDCGPMSGFDNDAVDKEFFAPDPKFGPRVRSNFICGIGYGDASTIFDRSPRPDFDTFCTIA, translated from the coding sequence ATGACGAAACAGTTTCACGACCACACGCTGTCGAACGACGCGCTGGACCAGCTTTTCCGCGAGGCGCGCAGCTACAACGGCTGGCTCGACAAGCCGGTTTCCGACGCGCAGATCGAGGCCATCCACGCGCTGATGAAAATGGGGCCGACTTCGGCCAACATGCAGCCTGCGCGAATTATCTGGGCCAAGTCGCAGGACGCGCGCGACCGCCTTTCCTCTTTGGCGATGGAGGGGAACCGCAAGAAGATCGAAACCGCGCCCGTCGTCGCGATCGTCGGCTACGACATCGATTTTCACGAGAACCTGCCCTGGCTGTTCCCGCATACCGATGCGAAAAGCTGGTTCGAAGGGGACGAGGACGGGCGGCGCAGCCATGCCTTTCGCAATTCCTCGCTCCAGGGCGCCTACCTGATGCTCGCCGCGCGCGCGCTGGGCCTCGATTGCGGCCCGATGTCGGGGTTCGACAACGACGCGGTGGACAAGGAATTCTTTGCCCCGGACCCGAAATTCGGCCCGCGCGTGCGCAGCAATTTCATCTGCGGAATCGGCTATGGCGATGCGTCGACGATCTTCGACCGCAGCCCCCGGCCCGATTTCGATACGTTCTGCACCATCGCCTGA
- a CDS encoding NifU family protein: MFIETETTPNPASLKFLPGRQVMPSGTREFPSPEAAEASPLAQAIFDTGEVTNVFFGSDFIAVTAAPGVEWSALKPQVVSILLDHFVSEAPLFAGGDAGGIAVPGEDAMLVEEDPADTDIVAQINELLETRVRPAVAGDGGDIQYRGFRDGVVYLQLQGACSGCPSSTATLKHGIEGLLKHYVPEVTEVRAA, translated from the coding sequence ATGTTCATCGAGACCGAAACCACGCCCAATCCCGCCAGCCTGAAATTCCTTCCGGGCCGGCAGGTCATGCCCTCGGGAACCCGGGAGTTCCCCAGCCCCGAAGCGGCGGAGGCGAGCCCGCTGGCGCAGGCGATTTTCGACACCGGCGAAGTCACGAACGTCTTCTTCGGCAGCGATTTCATCGCCGTCACCGCCGCGCCGGGGGTGGAATGGAGCGCGCTCAAGCCGCAGGTGGTCTCGATCCTGCTCGATCATTTCGTGTCCGAAGCGCCGCTCTTCGCCGGCGGCGACGCCGGCGGCATTGCCGTGCCGGGCGAGGATGCGATGCTGGTGGAGGAAGACCCTGCCGACACCGATATCGTCGCGCAGATCAACGAGCTGCTCGAAACCCGCGTCCGCCCTGCAGTGGCCGGCGACGGGGGCGACATCCAGTATCGCGGCTTCCGCGACGGCGTCGTCTATCTGCAGCTCCAGGGCGCCTGTTCGGGCTGCCCGAGTTCGACCGCGACGCTGAAACACGGGATCGAGGGCCTGCTGAAGCACTACGTGCCCGAAGTGACCGAGGTTCGCGCCGCCTGA
- a CDS encoding M16 family metallopeptidase has translation MNHLSRAVRQFALLLPLALVVPSATAQVAVPADAPESLQTGDEVPWIYRGSDVPRDEEWLFGEMDNGLRYAVRQNGVPPRQVSIRIRIDAGSLHERDEERGFAHLMEHLSFRESKYLGPSMAIPTWQRLGATFGSDTNAETSPTHTVYKLDLPNATPQALEESFKLLSGMMREPVLNEANLAAEVPIVLAEKRERGGAEERVVEGTRKTLFAGQPLAERMPIGTEETLKGATAEAVQAFHDRWYRPENTVIVAAGDVDPIRLAQLVEEWFGDWQGKGPPVAAPSFGDPVPPPGAQGDNPVGETAVLVEPDMPRSLTYAIMRPWRQVDDTIAYNEGLLTDSLAQALINRRLEARARAGGSYLYAQVRQDDVSRSTDATFVTVAPLSGDWQAALKDVRAVIADALATPPSEEEIAREVAEFDVIFASTVEQRAVMAGSKLADDIVNAVDIRETVAAPETVLTVFRGMRDKLTPEAVLEHTRALFAGDVVRAVYVTPAIGEADAEALKAALREDVAPDGSARLDASPISFADLPAIGEPGEVASVEPLGLLGIERVELGNGVTAILWANDGEPGRVAVRVRFGAGMRAFDEGDAVYRELGERALVQSGVGDLGQEELDRISTGRKMAFDFEIGDAAFTFSAQTRKADLADQLYLFAAKFAMPRWDENPVQRAKAAARLAYESLATSPGAVLSRDLEYYLRDRDPLYATPDLATLESATPEGFREVWAPLLRQGPIEVAIFGEFDRDATLETLRRTFGALPARTPIPAEVAARTPDFPAPSADTVVLHHRGDANQAAAVIAWPTGGGVERLPESRQLEILANLFSNRLIDAMRERAGASYAPQVSNSWPTDLAEGGRIAAIAQLRPEDVPAFFAAADEIAADLVANPPTEDELARVTEPLRQLINRASTGNMFWMYQLEGATRDPRRVQLVRSLLNDYTITTPQAMQALARKYLAARPGFRLAVIPEGQELVRGPAASPARASPAGR, from the coding sequence ATGAATCATCTTTCGCGTGCCGTCCGGCAGTTCGCGCTTCTCCTTCCCCTCGCTCTGGTCGTGCCCTCCGCCACGGCGCAGGTGGCCGTGCCCGCCGATGCGCCCGAATCGCTCCAGACGGGGGACGAGGTGCCGTGGATCTACCGCGGCAGCGACGTTCCCCGCGACGAGGAATGGCTGTTCGGAGAGATGGACAACGGCCTGCGCTATGCGGTGCGCCAGAACGGCGTGCCCCCGCGGCAGGTTTCGATCCGCATCCGCATCGATGCCGGATCGCTGCACGAACGCGACGAGGAACGCGGCTTCGCCCATCTGATGGAGCACCTGAGCTTCCGCGAGAGCAAGTATCTCGGCCCGTCGATGGCTATTCCGACCTGGCAGCGGCTCGGCGCGACGTTCGGCAGCGATACCAATGCCGAGACCTCGCCCACCCACACCGTCTACAAGCTCGATCTGCCCAATGCGACGCCGCAGGCGCTGGAGGAAAGCTTCAAGCTGCTGTCGGGCATGATGCGCGAACCGGTGCTGAACGAGGCCAACCTTGCCGCCGAAGTGCCGATCGTGCTGGCGGAAAAGCGCGAGCGCGGCGGCGCGGAGGAGCGCGTTGTCGAAGGGACGCGCAAGACGCTGTTCGCCGGCCAGCCGCTGGCCGAGCGTATGCCGATCGGCACCGAGGAAACGCTGAAGGGCGCCACGGCCGAGGCGGTCCAGGCGTTTCACGACCGCTGGTACCGCCCGGAAAACACGGTGATCGTGGCGGCCGGCGACGTCGATCCGATCCGCCTGGCGCAGCTGGTGGAGGAGTGGTTCGGCGACTGGCAGGGCAAGGGCCCGCCGGTCGCGGCGCCGAGCTTCGGCGACCCCGTTCCGCCGCCCGGCGCGCAGGGCGACAACCCGGTCGGCGAAACCGCCGTGCTGGTGGAGCCGGACATGCCGCGCTCGCTCACGTACGCGATCATGCGCCCCTGGCGGCAGGTCGACGATACGATTGCCTACAACGAAGGGCTGCTGACCGATTCGCTGGCGCAGGCACTGATCAACCGCCGGCTGGAGGCGCGGGCGCGGGCCGGCGGATCCTATCTCTACGCCCAGGTCCGGCAGGACGACGTCAGCCGCTCCACCGATGCCACTTTCGTCACCGTCGCGCCGCTTTCGGGCGACTGGCAGGCGGCGTTGAAAGACGTGCGCGCGGTCATCGCCGACGCGCTCGCCACCCCGCCTTCGGAGGAGGAAATCGCCCGCGAAGTGGCCGAATTCGACGTGATCTTCGCCAGCACGGTGGAACAGCGCGCGGTCATGGCCGGGTCGAAGCTGGCCGACGATATCGTCAACGCGGTCGATATCCGCGAAACCGTCGCCGCGCCGGAAACGGTGCTGACCGTGTTTCGCGGGATGCGCGACAAGCTGACGCCCGAGGCGGTGCTGGAGCATACGCGCGCGCTGTTCGCCGGCGACGTCGTGCGCGCGGTCTATGTCACCCCCGCGATCGGCGAGGCGGATGCCGAAGCGCTCAAGGCCGCGCTGCGCGAAGATGTCGCGCCCGACGGCAGCGCGCGGCTCGACGCGAGCCCGATCTCGTTCGCCGACCTGCCGGCGATCGGCGAACCGGGAGAGGTGGCGAGCGTGGAGCCGCTGGGCCTGCTGGGTATCGAGCGGGTCGAGCTGGGCAACGGCGTCACCGCGATCCTGTGGGCGAACGACGGAGAGCCGGGCCGCGTCGCGGTGCGCGTCCGTTTCGGCGCGGGGATGCGCGCTTTCGACGAAGGCGACGCGGTCTATCGCGAATTGGGCGAACGGGCGCTGGTCCAGTCGGGCGTGGGCGACCTGGGGCAGGAGGAGCTGGATCGCATCTCCACCGGGCGCAAGATGGCCTTCGATTTCGAAATCGGCGATGCGGCGTTCACTTTCTCGGCCCAGACGCGCAAGGCGGATCTGGCCGACCAGCTCTATCTCTTCGCCGCCAAGTTCGCGATGCCGCGGTGGGACGAGAATCCGGTGCAGCGGGCCAAGGCCGCGGCCCGGCTCGCTTACGAAAGCCTCGCGACCAGCCCGGGCGCGGTGTTGAGCCGCGATCTCGAATACTATCTGCGCGACCGCGACCCGCTCTATGCCACGCCCGACCTGGCGACGCTGGAAAGCGCGACGCCCGAGGGCTTCCGCGAAGTCTGGGCGCCGCTGCTGCGCCAGGGGCCGATCGAAGTCGCGATTTTCGGCGAGTTCGACCGCGATGCCACGCTGGAAACGCTGCGCCGCACTTTCGGCGCCTTGCCCGCGCGCACGCCGATCCCGGCCGAAGTGGCCGCGCGTACGCCCGATTTTCCCGCCCCTTCGGCCGACACGGTCGTGCTGCACCATCGCGGCGATGCCAACCAGGCGGCGGCCGTGATCGCCTGGCCGACCGGCGGCGGGGTCGAGCGCCTGCCCGAATCGCGCCAGCTCGAAATCCTCGCCAATCTGTTCAGCAACCGCCTGATCGATGCGATGCGCGAACGCGCCGGGGCGAGCTATGCCCCGCAAGTCTCCAACAGCTGGCCGACCGACCTTGCCGAAGGCGGCCGGATCGCCGCGATCGCGCAACTGCGCCCGGAAGACGTGCCCGCCTTCTTCGCCGCGGCGGACGAGATCGCGGCCGATCTCGTCGCCAACCCCCCGACCGAGGACGAGCTGGCCCGGGTGACCGAGCCGCTGCGCCAGCTGATCAACCGGGCGTCGACCGGCAACATGTTCTGGATGTACCAGCTCGAAGGTGCGACTCGCGATCCGCGCCGGGTCCAGCTCGTGCGTTCGCTGCTCAACGATTACACGATCACCACGCCGCAGGCGATGCAGGCGCTGGCGCGCAAGTATCTCGCCGCGCGGCCCGGGTTCCGGCTGGCGGTGATCCCCGAAGGGCAGGAACTGGTGCGCGGGCCCGCCGCGTCGCCGGCGCGGGCGTCCCCGGCGGGCCGTTGA
- a CDS encoding class II 3-deoxy-7-phosphoheptulonate synthase: MARNWTPDSWKTHEARHLPGYDDAQALEAVEATLGAYPPLVFAGEARALKAELAEVSEGRGFLIQGGDCAESFAEFHPNNIRDTFRVLLQMAVVLTFAGKLPVVKVGRMAGQFAKPRSAPTETKDGVTLPSYFGDNVNGIEFTPEARRNDPQRMVRAYSQAAATLNLLRAFAGGGYANLRQVHQWTLDFMGRSPWAEKFAETADRIGEALDFMEACGVDPATVPQLQGTSFYTSHEALLLPYEQAMTRQDSLTGDWYDTSAHMVWIGDRTRFEGSAHVEFVRGIGNPLGLKCGPSLEPDVLLGLLDTLNPAREPGRITLISRFGHDKVEAGLPRLVRAVAREGHPVVWSCDPMHGNVIKSESGFKTRPFDRILSEVKGFFAVHRAEGTHAGGIHIEMTGQDVTECTGGAIAITDEALGDRYHTHCDPRLNAAQSLELAFLLADMIRLETGSRQADAA, from the coding sequence GTGGCGCGCAACTGGACACCCGATAGCTGGAAGACGCACGAGGCACGGCACCTGCCGGGCTACGACGATGCGCAGGCGCTCGAAGCGGTCGAGGCGACGCTGGGCGCCTATCCGCCGCTCGTCTTCGCGGGCGAGGCGCGCGCGCTGAAGGCGGAACTGGCCGAAGTTTCGGAAGGGCGCGGCTTCCTGATCCAGGGCGGCGACTGCGCCGAAAGTTTCGCCGAATTCCACCCGAACAACATTCGCGACACCTTCCGCGTGCTGTTGCAGATGGCGGTGGTCCTCACGTTCGCGGGCAAGCTGCCGGTGGTGAAAGTGGGCCGCATGGCGGGCCAGTTCGCCAAGCCGCGCAGCGCGCCGACCGAAACCAAGGACGGGGTCACGCTCCCCAGCTATTTCGGCGACAATGTCAACGGGATCGAATTCACGCCCGAGGCGCGGCGCAACGATCCGCAGCGCATGGTGCGCGCCTATTCGCAGGCGGCGGCGACGCTGAACCTGCTGCGCGCCTTTGCCGGCGGCGGCTATGCCAACTTGCGCCAGGTGCACCAATGGACGCTCGATTTCATGGGCCGCAGCCCGTGGGCCGAAAAGTTCGCCGAAACCGCCGACCGGATCGGCGAGGCGCTCGATTTCATGGAGGCGTGCGGAGTCGATCCGGCCACCGTGCCGCAGCTCCAGGGCACCAGTTTCTACACCAGTCACGAGGCGCTGCTGCTGCCTTACGAACAGGCGATGACGCGGCAGGATTCGCTGACCGGCGACTGGTACGACACCAGCGCGCACATGGTCTGGATCGGCGACCGCACCCGGTTCGAAGGCAGCGCGCATGTCGAATTCGTCCGCGGAATCGGCAACCCGCTGGGCCTAAAATGCGGGCCGAGCCTCGAGCCGGACGTGCTGCTGGGTCTCCTCGACACGCTCAATCCCGCGCGCGAGCCGGGGCGGATCACGCTGATCAGCCGGTTCGGGCACGACAAGGTGGAAGCCGGTTTACCCCGGCTGGTGCGCGCCGTGGCACGCGAAGGACACCCGGTGGTGTGGAGCTGCGACCCGATGCACGGCAACGTCATCAAGTCCGAAAGCGGCTTCAAGACTCGCCCCTTCGATCGCATTCTGAGCGAGGTGAAGGGCTTCTTCGCGGTCCATCGTGCCGAAGGGACTCACGCGGGCGGCATTCATATCGAAATGACCGGGCAGGACGTGACCGAATGCACCGGCGGCGCGATCGCGATCACCGACGAGGCGCTGGGCGACCGCTACCACACCCACTGCGACCCGCGCCTCAACGCCGCGCAGTCGCTCGAACTCGCGTTCCTGCTGGCGGACATGATCCGGCTGGAGACCGGCAGCCGCCAGGCCGACGCGGCCTAG